In a single window of the Deinococcus reticulitermitis genome:
- a CDS encoding carbohydrate ABC transporter permease produces MTSTGKSIGRLSGSARSRREWSAFDVANVFVMIVVMMITLYPFLHVFALALNESSDTVKGGITIFPRKFTLENFQTIFAYGKIPQAFLISVLRTVIGTVTSVLACALVAYVLSRRDFQLRSFFSKYFAVTMYISGGLIPGFLLMRDLNLLNTFAVYILPGMVHVFNIFLIRSYMDNLPLELQESAKMDGASDFTIFWRVILPLCTPVLATVALFVAVGQWNSWFDTYLYNSASPHLTTLQFELMQILQSTQASAGSAPRSEEMQQQLEQVTPDSIKMAITVVTVFPILLVYPFLQRYFVQGMTLGAVKG; encoded by the coding sequence ATGACCAGCACCGGAAAATCCATCGGGCGACTTTCCGGCTCGGCCCGCAGCCGCCGCGAGTGGAGCGCCTTCGACGTGGCGAACGTGTTCGTGATGATCGTGGTCATGATGATCACCCTCTATCCGTTCCTGCACGTGTTCGCTCTCGCCCTGAACGAGTCCTCGGACACGGTCAAGGGCGGGATCACCATCTTCCCGCGTAAGTTCACGCTGGAAAACTTTCAAACCATCTTCGCCTACGGCAAGATTCCGCAGGCGTTCCTGATCTCGGTGCTGCGAACCGTCATCGGCACGGTTACGAGCGTGCTGGCCTGCGCCCTGGTCGCCTACGTCCTGAGCCGCCGTGACTTCCAGCTTCGTTCATTCTTCTCCAAGTACTTCGCGGTCACCATGTACATTTCCGGCGGCCTGATTCCCGGCTTTCTGCTGATGCGCGACCTGAACCTGCTGAACACTTTCGCCGTGTACATCCTGCCCGGCATGGTGCACGTCTTCAACATCTTCCTGATCCGCTCGTACATGGACAACCTGCCCCTGGAACTTCAGGAGTCGGCCAAGATGGACGGCGCTTCCGACTTCACCATCTTCTGGCGGGTGATCCTGCCACTCTGCACGCCCGTCCTGGCGACCGTGGCGCTGTTCGTGGCCGTGGGCCAGTGGAATTCCTGGTTCGACACGTACCTGTACAACAGCGCCTCACCGCACCTGACCACCCTGCAATTCGAGCTGATGCAGATTCTTCAGTCCACCCAGGCCAGCGCGGGGTCTGCCCCCCGCAGCGAGGAAATGCAGCAGCAACTCGAGCAGGTGACCCCCGACTCCATCAAGATGGCGATTACCGTCGTGACCGTTTTCCCGATTCTGCTGGTGTACCCCTTCTTGCAGCGTTACTTCGTCCAGGGCATGACCCTGGGTGCCGTCAAAGGCTGA
- a CDS encoding glycoside hydrolase family 31 protein, whose product MPEPFTDFEVVDQRLRVWGETAVLEISLPLAGVLRLWAVPDARHTTLRYPHPPRKTSFAVKPTPLQPLSAERRGDELHVQGAGLSLTLHLPDGRWEVRDAQGRALAQGQAAQGHPDNATQRCTDLHRTTLHLHAPPDAAYLGFGEKVGPLNKRGRHFTFWNTDCFPFSIESDPLYVSIPFTTVLHGGQAHGLFVDEPWRMEVDVAARDAGRLTWQSAGPELDLYVIAGPAPSDVVERYTCLTGRHPLPPLWALGAAQSRWGYEHADDVRDVVHGFRSRGLPLDAVYLDIDYMESYKVFTWNRPRFPDPAAFLQEMREQGIQIVPIVDAGVKAEAGYAPYEEALQGDYLVRTGRGDVLVGEVWPDPAVFPDFTRLDVQAWWAGQMRHLTDAGVRGVWTDMNEPACFRVYEAGPDSGEMSRAGAITEGKTLPYDAQHGTKRHLEVHNAYALGMNRAVQAGLAAAHPDERPFVVSRAGYAGQQRYAATWTGDNVSTWEHLALSIPMLGGLGLSGVALCGSDVGGFAGDSSGELLARWTQLAVFYPFLRNHSVRGVAMQEPWRFGPEWLAIIQSALEWRYRLLPALYSLVWQAHRSGWPILRPLPFHFPQDVQALERDDEFLFGPALLVAPVTGEGVAVRDVYLPPGDWYAFHNLQGASQGHQHLSGPQTVQVEAAPDTLPIFLRAGAAVPLTDPAPHTTTANWATLDWHLGLAEEIEGELYEDAGNGFGPSRLTTLRGHLSADTLTLRREASGDLALTRQTETLYLHGIAGVESVDGTDDWQPQEGQLVLRVPADWSTLTLRGVRRA is encoded by the coding sequence ATGCCTGAGCCGTTCACCGACTTCGAGGTGGTGGATCAGCGCCTGCGCGTGTGGGGCGAAACCGCCGTGCTGGAGATCTCCCTGCCGCTGGCGGGCGTGCTGCGGCTGTGGGCCGTTCCGGATGCCCGGCACACCACCCTGCGTTACCCGCACCCCCCCCGCAAGACCTCCTTCGCGGTGAAGCCCACCCCCCTCCAGCCGCTGAGCGCCGAGCGCCGGGGAGACGAACTGCACGTGCAGGGCGCGGGCCTTTCCCTGACGCTGCACCTGCCGGACGGACGCTGGGAGGTCAGGGACGCCCAGGGAAGGGCACTGGCGCAGGGGCAAGCGGCCCAGGGCCACCCGGACAACGCCACGCAGCGCTGCACCGACCTGCACCGCACCACCCTTCACCTGCACGCCCCGCCTGACGCCGCTTACCTGGGCTTCGGCGAGAAGGTCGGACCGCTGAACAAACGCGGGCGGCACTTCACCTTCTGGAACACCGACTGCTTTCCTTTCAGCATAGAGAGCGACCCCCTCTACGTCAGCATTCCTTTCACCACCGTGCTGCACGGCGGCCAGGCGCACGGCCTGTTCGTGGACGAGCCGTGGCGCATGGAAGTGGACGTGGCGGCCAGGGACGCGGGGCGGCTCACCTGGCAGAGCGCCGGGCCGGAACTGGATCTGTACGTGATCGCCGGGCCGGCACCGTCGGACGTGGTTGAACGTTATACCTGCCTGACCGGACGCCACCCCCTGCCGCCGCTGTGGGCGCTGGGGGCGGCCCAGTCGCGCTGGGGCTACGAGCACGCCGACGACGTGCGCGACGTGGTACACGGCTTTCGCAGCCGGGGCCTGCCGCTCGACGCGGTGTACCTCGACATCGACTACATGGAAAGCTACAAGGTCTTCACCTGGAACCGCCCGCGCTTCCCCGACCCGGCGGCCTTTCTTCAGGAGATGCGCGAGCAGGGCATCCAGATCGTGCCCATCGTGGACGCGGGCGTGAAGGCCGAGGCCGGGTACGCCCCCTACGAGGAAGCCCTGCAAGGCGACTACCTGGTGCGCACCGGGCGCGGGGACGTGCTGGTGGGCGAGGTGTGGCCCGACCCGGCGGTGTTCCCCGATTTCACGCGCCTGGACGTGCAGGCGTGGTGGGCGGGGCAGATGCGGCACCTGACCGACGCGGGGGTGCGGGGCGTCTGGACGGACATGAACGAACCGGCCTGTTTCCGCGTGTACGAGGCTGGCCCCGATTCCGGCGAGATGAGCCGCGCCGGGGCGATCACCGAGGGCAAAACCCTGCCTTACGACGCCCAGCACGGCACCAAGCGCCACCTGGAAGTCCACAACGCCTACGCGCTCGGCATGAACCGCGCCGTTCAGGCTGGCCTGGCGGCGGCCCATCCGGACGAGCGGCCTTTCGTGGTCAGCCGCGCCGGATATGCCGGGCAGCAGCGTTACGCCGCCACCTGGACGGGCGACAACGTGAGCACCTGGGAGCACCTGGCGCTGAGTATTCCCATGCTGGGCGGCCTGGGTCTGTCGGGCGTGGCACTGTGCGGCAGCGACGTGGGCGGTTTCGCGGGGGACAGTAGTGGTGAACTGCTGGCCCGCTGGACGCAACTGGCGGTCTTTTACCCCTTCTTGCGCAACCACTCGGTGCGCGGGGTTGCCATGCAGGAACCGTGGCGCTTTGGCCCCGAGTGGCTGGCTATCATTCAATCCGCGCTGGAATGGCGTTACCGCCTGCTTCCCGCGCTGTACTCCCTAGTGTGGCAGGCGCACCGCAGCGGCTGGCCCATCCTGCGCCCCCTGCCCTTCCACTTTCCGCAGGATGTCCAGGCGCTTGAACGCGACGACGAATTCCTGTTCGGCCCGGCCCTGCTGGTGGCCCCGGTCACGGGGGAGGGCGTGGCGGTGCGGGACGTGTACCTGCCGCCTGGTGACTGGTACGCCTTTCACAATCTGCAAGGGGCCAGTCAGGGCCACCAGCACCTGAGCGGCCCGCAGACCGTGCAGGTGGAGGCCGCACCGGATACCCTGCCCATCTTTCTGCGGGCCGGAGCCGCCGTGCCCCTCACCGACCCGGCCCCGCACACCACCACTGCCAACTGGGCGACCCTGGACTGGCACCTCGGTCTGGCGGAGGAGATCGAGGGCGAACTGTACGAGGATGCCGGGAACGGTTTCGGCCCTTCGCGCCTGACCACTCTGCGCGGCCACCTGTCCGCTGACACTTTGACCCTGCGGCGCGAGGCCAGCGGTGACCTGGCGCTGACCCGCCAGACCGAGACCCTTTACCTGCACGGAATTGCAGGCGTGGAAAGCGTGGACGGAACGGACGACTGGCAGCCACAGGAAGGCCAGCTCGTGCTGCGCGTGCCTGCCGACTGGAGCACACTGACCCTGCGCGGGGTGCGGCGTGCCTGA
- a CDS encoding cellulase-like family protein: MTTQQQTRPYAITMWDFSWLERRWPGAGYEDWNRALDELQERGYDALRIDAYPHLLAAGPVREWELLPPWTVQDWGAPARTRVKVQPALCEFLEHCAARGMKVALSSWFREDADNTRMNIHTPADHARIWLAVLDEVEAAGLLDTVLFVDLCNEFSMKLWAPYVHRGAYFPRNSPQGAAWMHEALGLMRARYPQLPYTFSISDEYDRHLEEDVTMHDLLELHLWMVHWCDFYQQVGYHSHRTDPTGYDNLAVRGEALYRSNPEKYHAALYRAVDTAANWSRVSGLPLVTTECWGIVDYKDWPLLDWGWVKELCELGVQRALPTGRWAAVATSNFCGPQFRGMWRDVAWHQRLTAQIKAAPLHVPLGVRSHA, translated from the coding sequence TTGACCACCCAACAACAGACCAGACCGTACGCCATCACCATGTGGGATTTCTCGTGGCTGGAACGCCGCTGGCCGGGGGCGGGGTATGAGGACTGGAACCGGGCACTGGACGAATTACAGGAACGCGGTTACGACGCCCTGCGGATCGACGCTTACCCCCACCTGCTGGCCGCCGGCCCAGTGCGTGAATGGGAGCTGTTGCCGCCCTGGACGGTGCAGGACTGGGGCGCACCCGCCCGCACGCGCGTGAAGGTGCAGCCAGCCCTGTGCGAATTTCTGGAACACTGCGCCGCGCGGGGCATGAAGGTCGCGCTGTCGAGCTGGTTCCGGGAGGACGCGGACAACACCCGCATGAACATCCACACGCCCGCCGACCACGCCCGCATCTGGCTGGCAGTGCTGGATGAGGTGGAGGCGGCAGGATTGCTGGACACGGTGCTGTTCGTCGATCTGTGCAACGAGTTCTCCATGAAGCTGTGGGCACCGTATGTTCACCGGGGCGCGTATTTTCCGCGCAACTCGCCGCAGGGGGCCGCCTGGATGCACGAGGCCCTGGGGTTGATGCGGGCGCGTTACCCGCAGTTGCCGTACACCTTCTCGATCAGTGACGAGTACGACCGCCACCTGGAGGAGGACGTGACCATGCACGACCTGCTGGAACTGCACCTGTGGATGGTTCACTGGTGCGACTTCTATCAGCAGGTGGGCTACCACTCGCACCGCACCGACCCGACCGGATACGACAACCTGGCCGTCAGGGGCGAGGCGCTGTACCGCAGCAACCCGGAAAAATACCACGCGGCCCTGTACCGCGCGGTGGACACGGCGGCCAACTGGTCGCGGGTAAGCGGGCTGCCGCTGGTGACCACCGAGTGCTGGGGCATCGTGGACTACAAGGACTGGCCGCTGCTGGACTGGGGATGGGTGAAGGAACTGTGCGAACTGGGCGTGCAGCGGGCGCTGCCCACCGGGCGCTGGGCGGCGGTCGCCACCAGCAACTTCTGCGGCCCGCAGTTCCGGGGCATGTGGCGCGATGTGGCCTGGCACCAGCGCCTGACCGCGCAGATCAAGGCCGCGCCGCTGCATGTGCCGCTGGGGGTGAGGTCACATGCCTGA
- a CDS encoding ABC transporter substrate-binding protein, whose protein sequence is MNRKTRSTLLVLSALLTATSATAQVKPVTLTYFSSNSNGNWVNMQDEVGKEITRRTGVTLNAEFAIADPKQKVSLMAASGNYPCLISPKDQEGLLIDAGAMLELSSLINQHGPNIKKVMGNQFNRMRFSNKNKGIYFIPNNTAIRTAPFDSDPYFKVQLAALKEAGYPKVTTLADYEKVIAAYVKKHPTTADGRPTIGLSLLADDWRFSISVTNPAVLATGAPDDGEFYIDPKTYAAKPHYFRADERAYFKWLNGMNAKGLLDRESFTQKYDQYIAKIASGRVVALTDANWQIWSGLEALWKANMDDKAYARFPVVVKPGTRSPYNQPTGFSGGYGIGITKSCKDPVAAMKFLDFMASDEGQILNSWGVKGKHWTVVKGKRQFIPAVYKLSQDDPKTFRRTTGIGNYWISAYYGDGIKDSTGNYYTPKFPEEAIRSQSAAEKAALAAYKVKFWGDLTPKASTFKARPYGAAWTIPVPNDSDLSEFSSIHNDIVKKYIPRAILAPPADFDKIYTEMLNEMTRRTGKYWPMMTQLVKDRMSLWNTK, encoded by the coding sequence ATGAACCGCAAGACCCGTTCCACCCTGCTCGTCCTGAGCGCCCTGCTGACCGCCACTTCCGCCACCGCCCAGGTCAAACCCGTCACGCTGACGTACTTCTCCAGCAACTCCAACGGCAACTGGGTGAACATGCAGGACGAGGTGGGCAAGGAGATTACACGGCGCACCGGAGTCACCCTGAACGCCGAGTTCGCCATTGCCGACCCCAAGCAGAAGGTGAGCCTGATGGCCGCCTCCGGCAACTACCCCTGCCTGATCTCCCCGAAAGACCAGGAGGGACTGCTGATCGACGCCGGGGCCATGCTGGAACTCTCTAGCTTGATCAACCAGCACGGTCCCAATATCAAAAAGGTCATGGGCAATCAATTTAACCGCATGCGTTTTTCTAATAAGAACAAAGGCATCTATTTTATTCCAAACAACACTGCCATCCGCACCGCGCCCTTCGATTCCGACCCATACTTCAAGGTGCAGCTCGCCGCTTTAAAGGAAGCTGGTTATCCCAAGGTCACTACCCTCGCCGACTACGAGAAGGTCATCGCCGCTTACGTGAAAAAGCACCCCACCACCGCCGACGGGAGGCCCACCATCGGGCTGTCGCTGCTGGCCGACGACTGGCGCTTTTCCATCTCGGTCACCAACCCCGCTGTGCTCGCTACCGGCGCACCCGACGACGGCGAGTTCTACATCGACCCCAAGACCTACGCCGCGAAGCCCCATTACTTCCGCGCGGATGAACGGGCGTACTTCAAATGGCTGAACGGCATGAACGCCAAGGGCCTGCTGGACAGGGAGAGCTTCACCCAGAAGTACGACCAGTACATCGCCAAGATCGCCTCGGGGCGCGTGGTGGCCCTGACCGACGCCAACTGGCAGATCTGGAGCGGCCTGGAAGCCCTGTGGAAAGCCAACATGGACGATAAGGCCTATGCCCGCTTCCCGGTGGTCGTGAAACCCGGCACCCGCAGCCCCTACAACCAGCCCACCGGGTTCTCGGGCGGGTACGGCATCGGCATCACCAAATCCTGCAAAGACCCGGTGGCGGCCATGAAATTCCTGGACTTCATGGCGAGCGACGAAGGGCAGATCCTGAACAGTTGGGGCGTGAAAGGCAAGCACTGGACGGTAGTGAAAGGCAAACGCCAGTTCATTCCCGCCGTGTACAAGCTCTCGCAGGACGACCCCAAGACCTTCCGCCGCACCACGGGTATCGGTAACTACTGGATCTCGGCCTACTACGGCGACGGGATTAAAGACAGCACCGGCAACTACTACACGCCCAAGTTCCCGGAAGAAGCCATCCGTAGCCAGTCGGCTGCCGAAAAGGCTGCGCTGGCCGCCTACAAGGTCAAGTTTTGGGGTGACCTGACGCCCAAAGCGTCCACTTTCAAGGCCCGGCCCTACGGCGCCGCCTGGACGATTCCGGTTCCTAACGACAGCGACCTGAGCGAGTTCAGCAGCATTCACAACGACATCGTGAAGAAGTACATTCCCCGCGCCATCCTGGCCCCCCCAGCCGATTTCGACAAGATTTACACCGAGATGCTGAACGAGATGACGCGCCGTACCGGCAAATACTGGCCCATGATGACGCAGCTCGTGAAAGACCGCATGAGCCTCTGGAACACCAAGTAA